The genomic segment TTAAAGTAAACAGGAAATAATGGGCTAAGGCTGCAAAAGATCTCCATTCACATTTAAAGATAGAGAgcttacaggaaaaaaatgaaataaaatttggAAATATGCATATGTACTAAACATGTCTTGTGTCTTTGTTATAAAATGGTGAATGCTAGCGTGGAAGACACAGTCCCTTTAAACAGGACTACATAACTGTTAACAAGATATATTAAAGATGATAGAAGTTAGCTTGAGGGTGTCAGACATTACTCTATAAATGAACTGTTAAATATGTCATTATACATTCTAATATCTTGTCTGTAATGTACAATTTAAAAAGTAGCGCTAGAGGTCATTATGTACACATAACATTGAAATTGTACTTCTACTCTTAGCCAGAGCTGGCGCCCTGCTTTTGCAATTCCATAGCAGCGAGCCCACGCTTCTTAAAAATGGACTTTTTGCTATTGCAGTGgaagacagaggaggaaaagTAGAAGATGATTGGATCAAAACAGCTGTTGCAGGTGCTGAGTAGCAATGTGTAATACCTCCACTCTGGGCTGTTATGCTGGATATAACCCACTACATGAGTGAGATTGTACGgcacaacacaaatgagaaacacaGCCAGAGTCCCCAAAGCCATGCCAATGGCTTTCTGCTTCTTCATGTTGGAAATCCTGGGTCGGGTGTATAGAAACCAGATGCAGCTCACGTAGCAGTAAACACAAACTATAAGAGGTATAAGGCAGAGCACAAAGAAAAACTCCAAACGTACTGGGAGGAGGATATCCAACTGCTTTTCTGTAAACTTTTCATAGCACACACTGGAGTTTTTGTTGGCCAGGGACGGGTGATGCAGGGTGATGAAAGTGATGCTGCAGTGTGCTGCTGAAATGATCCAAATAACAGCACTGGCGGCAATCGTGTACGCAGGTTTGAGCACCTGATGATAGGTGATGGGGTATGCTACTCCTATGTAGCGGACCACGCTGACCGCCATGAGTAGCAAGGAGCTGGAGTAGATAGTGGTGAAAAAGGTGAAGGCGGTGAAGGAGCACAGGAAGCTGGGCAGAGTCCATTTCATGCCCGACGCTGCCTCGTGCATCTTAAGAGGAAGGATGAGCAAAAAGACAAGGTCAGAGACGGTCAGATTGAGCAGCAGGATGTCTGTTGGAAGTGGCTTGGAGTGGATCTTGACACTGAAGGCATAGAGAGCCAGGAGATTGGCGGGAAGGCCGATCACGAAGGTAATGATGTACACTGAGAGAATGATCTCAGTCTTCACCACTGTCTCCATTATAGCtctaaaccaaacaaaacaacaaccagaaTGTATGTAACTGAGACAGGTgataatgacaacaacaacagctacaacaacaataataaagcaTGGGAAATTAGATTCAaggttaaaacaaaaacacagtagatgccaaaacaaaagcaatgtgtcaatatgatgaaatacaaataaaatcttTTGTATTTATGAAAGCACATCACGCACATTTTAAACTACATCTAAAATATATATGGTCAAATGCACCTCaggttttttaatcatcaatagtccACCTCTGTTTGAAATGAATATGGATAAAGTTAGTAAAATGAACCGCTCCAGTCGCTGACCAGTGCCAACACAAACGAGTCACACTCGCTTCTCAAGCTCAAATTCCAAACATCAGGCGTGGAATTTCAATAGCAACAAGGATCGGCAATGTTTGATTTGATACGGTAAACATGAGTTATTTACTTACCTAGCAGTAGAAGAAATCCAAAATGTCAAGGAATAAAGAAACTACTTAAATTCTCTTCTGTGGCTTTCTCCAAAGACAGACAGTTTATAGCTCGTCAGGTCAAGGTTGAGGTGATATAAAAGATTACAAGCCGGAAACAGCAAGTCATAGGCAAGCCCTGTGACACACAGCTCTACTCATCCTCTGCTGAGCAACAAGCTGTTGGTTAATATTTactaaaatgcaaaatacatcCTGCATTTATTTAGTGTTGCGATGCCAACACAAGCCATCAtttgaaatgtattatttttacacACAGACATTCCATTTCAGACTTCTCTTTTTGAGTTTAGACCCGCTGTGGCATCATGAGTGGCGtggtttcagcagcagagaataAAATAGCTTCACATATCGCCTTCAGCTGACAGACCTGTTCATGTTTCTGGAGAAACAGCCTACGTGTTGATTTACTTCCTGTCACTCTGTTGCCATTATGATCAGTTACGACTTCAACAGGAAATAAACGTGGAACTCTGAATGTTGAAAaagatcctttttttttctttttcacaaaaGTCTTTACTGTACtctaaatttctaaaaaaaaaaaatagcggTCTGTGACACAACTGTACAAATGAAAACTGTGCATCGCATAAATATTGCATCAGTTCATTTATTGCAGTCTTTAAGAGTGTGCAAATAAATGGAACTTACTATGGGATGTTAGCAGCAAACGCCCTCTGATCAGGAGTTTAGATAAATACTCATGTCACAATGGTCACCCTGGGGGAAGTAAAATGAATGGTTTTAATATTTGCAAATGTTTGAGCAATAAAAGCagtgatgtaaaataaaaactcatATATGGGACTTGCAAATTCTGCTCAATGTGGAGAGacaaaacataaagatataaaatgagaaaaattacaTAATCATTTTTGACTGAGGGAATTTGGTTTTATGTGTCAAGGCTGGAGCAGCTCCAAATGTGTTTCATGCTGTACATGAGTGGCGTCTGACGAAAGGTAGAATCATTATTTTGCATAGTTTACTGCACCTTTGCCAGTGAGTCTAGTTCACCTTCCCTCTGGACAGCTGTTGCACTGTTTCCGTGCTGTTCAGCCAAGTGTGATCTACACATTTCTTCCACGCAATCATTGTCATAAACACAGGAGAGTCTGTCCACCTCTGAGTCTCTCTCAGATCTCTTTTGGCCTGATTGTGTATCGTCCACTTGTGATCTAAACAAGAGATAATTTTGTATGTTAGGGGTTttacagaagagacaataataAAATAGGCTAGTCACCTCAGTTTGTTACTCATTCTATTATGCTCACTGTTACTTTAACACAACCAATGAAgttgtatttctgcattttttttttcacctttgaAATGCGTTgtatctttcttcttcttcaggggGATCACCTAAACAATCTTGTGACCTAAACCAAAAACAAGATAATGTAAAAGTCTG from the Acanthochromis polyacanthus isolate Apoly-LR-REF ecotype Palm Island chromosome 12, KAUST_Apoly_ChrSc, whole genome shotgun sequence genome contains:
- the si:ch211-231m23.4 gene encoding free fatty acid receptor 3 codes for the protein METVVKTEIILSVYIITFVIGLPANLLALYAFSVKIHSKPLPTDILLLNLTVSDLVFLLILPLKMHEAASGMKWTLPSFLCSFTAFTFFTTIYSSSLLLMAVSVVRYIGVAYPITYHQVLKPAYTIAASAVIWIISAAHCSITFITLHHPSLANKNSSVCYEKFTEKQLDILLPVRLEFFFVLCLIPLIVCVYCYVSCIWFLYTRPRISNMKKQKAIGMALGTLAVFLICVVPYNLTHVVGYIQHNSPEWRYYTLLLSTCNSCFDPIIFYFSSSVFHCNSKKSIFKKRGLAAMELQKQGASSG